Below is a window of Fulvitalea axinellae DNA.
TTTCAGTTTTAGCTAAGTACTTTAAATCTTTATCCTCATGAGGCCCACCTAAATGTTGTCTCTTGACTTGAATTCGTCTTTCCCGTCCTTTACCGCTTAAGTTAAAATAACGGATTTTACCTTGCTCATTCAAAAAGAGAGGCTTACCTACTGGAAAAATCACACTACTCTTACAATATGCAAGTTGATATAATATACCACGGCCCATTTTCGGAAATACGACTTTATCATCTTCAATTTCTGCTAAAGTGACAGGTCTCCAGCCTCCCTTTTGATATACACACAAATACAAATAATATGTATCAGAAGGAAGCTTACCTTGAACATCAAATTCAAGTGTTGAAGCTTCAAAATACTCTTCACTTACATCCTTATAACCATACTTCCGAAAAGCACTTGGTATATTTCCCAACTTTACCTTCTTATGCTTTAGGACATTATCATTTCGAACGGAATATGTCTCTCTATATACTTTGGGGAGCTTAAAGGTAAATCTGCGATTCCAATATTTGTTATTATATAATTCCTTAAGGTTAAACATATCCTCTGAATAAAACGGGTCAAAAGGATAGCTTTTATCCTTCGTTACAATAGTATTCCAACTATGTCCACCTTCTAGCCAAGAATTTACATTTGCCCATGAAGGTACAAAGTCAATGGCACAAGGAATACCTTGACTCCTTAATATCATCAAATTATAAACAGTAGCTTGATCACAATTTACTGCATTCGACATTTCATACGAGGTATAGTCCCAATAATCCAATACACCCCGAAGTACTGGATTAAAGCCCATTCTTCTGGTTTTACCCATAAATCCCTTTATAGCCTCAGGCACACTTTCCCCCAATAATTTATACCTCAATGAATCATTCTTTTTTCGGTAAAATGTACGCCACGAATCCTTCAACATTCTATCTCTCACCCGATACGGCAGTACATATTCAAAAAACTGTTCTTCGGTACATGTAAAAAGCTTTGAGACACCATTTCTACTTTCGAATGCTAAATCCGTATTACCTTTCAAATATTCGGATGACACCTCAAAAAGATCTTCCTGAACAGCCTTATACTCTTGACTTTTTCCGTTTATCGACAGCAAACTATCTAACACATCCCTTCCCTTCCGCCATGAAAAACGCCTCTCACTACGCATGATGTCACGCATCTCAGCGTAGGCTTTCCAACGTGAGAAATAGGGTAAAGAGTCAATAGAATAATGATACGGAAGACTCCTTATCAAAAAATTCATAGCCCTGAACTTGACCGCATCACCTTCATACAAAGCCAACGTTGCTTTAAGCTCTTTACCATTGGCTCCAGCCAACTCCACGATCCGTGATTCGGGAGTCGAGCAGGCATAAGCGACTAATACCATAAAAAATAAAACAATAGTTTTCTTCATAAGGCAATAGAAAAATCAATCCACGAACTTCATAAAACGTTCCCAATGGAACTCACCCTCCCATGACGACCACAACACCATGTCTATACGACCAACCAAATTGCACTCAGGAAGTGGGCCCCAGCCCCTTGAATCCACTGTCCAAACCCGGTTATCTCCCATCATAAAATAGTAGTCTCTGTGAAAGTTATAATGCGTAACTTGCTCCCCTCTTAACCAAAACCCATCTCCCCTCCTAACTATTTTCGCTCCTTCATAATCTTTAATCAAACGTCCATAGCAGGAAAAATTAAAAGGGGTGAGTTCTATTCGACACCCCTTCTTTGGCACTATATAAGGACCATAATCGGAAAATGTCCAAGGACTTAATGGACCGTACAAATTACTTTTCTTGTGTTGCGACGGCAGTATTCTCAAGGAATCCACCACTCCGCTATTTATTAAAGCGTCAGCGAAACCTTTCTCCAGAACAGGCCTATATAGTCCCTGATCATTTGGTTTTAGTCGTACAGCTTTCTGTTTGATAAAACTCTGGAAACCTTCGTTATCACGGACACGAAATCCGTAACGGCTCCTGACGGCCTCCGAAGGCTCGAAAGACCGACCGTTCACCCGTAAAGCCCCTCCCCGCACCTCAAGCGTATCTCCTGGCAAGGCCACACAACGCTTGGCCACATACCCGAAATTAGTCTCGGATACGTACATCTCACCACGCCTTACCGAATCCATGCCCGGCAATCGACGGTAATCCCACCACTTTTCCTTGATTCGGGACCTCGCTTTATCATTAAAATAAAACGCGATATTCAACCAAGGAATCTCGAAAGGGGAACGAGGCAGGCGAGGCCCGAAAGCCAGCTTATTAACTAAAACCACATCTCCGGTGTACAAAGTTTTTTGCATTGATCCACTTGGTATACGGAAAGGCCCTACCACCACAACCTTAAACAGCGCAGTGGTGACCATCAGGCCAAACACCAATAAAACGGCTGAAAGCCCACGACGAAGAGGCATAGAAGCGACTCTGACCAACGCTTTCTTTAGTGTAAAGAGACACAAGACCAAAACCAAGGACAATATGGCCAACCAATATAAGCCTAGAACAGCAAGTGACAATATCGCCCCCCCTAAGAGGCCCAAAACAAAGCGTTTTCTCATCTATTTTTTTGCGTTCTTAGCTAGATACTTTAAATACGATTCCTTAATCGCCTCGGAGTGGATTGGATTACCGAACATCAAGATCTCGTTCTCTCGGTTAGTCAACACCGTCTCAAAGTGCTTATGCTCGTTCATAAACTCAGCATTTTTCATAAAGAACTGGCCTTCCATATCTAGAAAAAATGGGTAAGAAAAGTTCTTGATACCTCCTGACTCACAGTAATATTTTAACGATTCAAAATTATCAGCCGATTCGAGAATCAATATTATTGGAACATTGAATTCAACAAACTCAACAGTCAGACTATCCCACTTATTCGTACTCTTTATACACGTAGGACAAGACGCGTCCACATAGGAGTATATTTTATAATTTGAAATTGAAATTTCTAAACTATCTAGGATTATCCGATTAAAAGCGTTATAAGTCTTTATTTTATCAGGTATCGCCAGCTGCCTTCCTAAATAATCATTAATCTTTGTTTCAAGCAAACCTTGAGCTTTATCCCTCTTAGAACCACAGCTTAGAGCAATAATGAAAACAACAAAAAGACAAAGCAATCTCCTCATATTCCCTGCATTTTTATATCTGCCTTTACCAAACACCCTTCATTCACATCAAACGCATATAACATTTCATCATTCTGTGACACGGAAATACTCACCACCTGTTTATCCAACAAAAATTTCTTAACAGGATTTCCTTCCCAATCATAAACCAAAATGGATTTTCCTCCTAGATTCAGTAAACGCCTACCATTCGACATATAACGAAGTGGCTTGCCCGAATAAATCAAATAAATATACTCTTCCGTCACCGCTCCACCTTCAAAGGTTCTTATATCATCTTTATCATCTCGAATAAAAGCCCGAGCAAACTTTTGTTTCTGCTCAAAATCCAGCGTTATATTATCCGGCCCATGGATCGCCACTAATCTTCTTTCTTTTTGAGTGTCATAAATCTCTATAACATCCGTATTAGTGTATGCCAGCACAAGCTTTTCTCCTGACGGGTGCGCAAAAGGAAGCGCATTAAAGGCTTTCTTCAAGCCTCCAACATAAGACGAATCCACTTCCCCATGGTATTCTCCAAAATGACTAACAGTCGGAGTCGCCCCCATATTGACCTTGGTCACTTTGAATGGACTCGTTAAGTTTGCGCTAGACACAAAAGCAGAATCATTTAACACAGCGACCAAGGCATAAACATTTCTATCTTTTTCTAAACGAACTTCCGCAAACATCCCCGCTTTGTCCGGCATGGCATCAATGACCGACTCTCTTGAAACCAAAAATTTTTCCAAGGTTATATCAAACATCCAAAGCTTTCCTCCTGCGAGACAAATACTATTAGCACCAAGGACTTCACCTGGCCCACGACCCCTAGTCACATAACCTAATGACAAACTGTCTGAACCTAGATAATAATTATATAATGATCTTCCCTCTCTACCGTGTTTACTATTGAGCATAAACAAAGTAGAGTCTGCTAAACACATACCTGTTATTATTCCGGGAACGTCAATCACCTTCTTCATTGCTATACCGCATGAATCAGGAAACTCTGTAAACTTAGCGCCCGCTTCACTCACACGGATAACTTTTGTTTCCCCGCATGACCAAAACAAAACCACCACTAGAACAACCAAGGAAAACCTAGTTAATATTTTCATGTTTAAAATTAAATGGTCATATATGAATTTAAAAAATAGATACTCTACCCGACGGTTTTTGGCGATATCAAAATAAGACTATTTATAAGCCATCATAGTGATATGGATTTGTTGCTCTTCGATTGAAGAGTGGATTTTTTGGGGACTTATGACAGTCGTTTTCAAGCAATATTTCCGTCGTTTGAAAAACCGTCGGGTAGAGTAAAAAATAGAACCAGCCTTGAATCAACAACAAGGCAACCGCAAGAAAACACTCAAGTCTTATATCCGAAAAATTTGATAGATTAAAATGTGCTTCTCAGGGCGTTGTAGAACGCCTATGATGTGAAACATCTTTATGTTCAAGTTTATCGGAATTGACCTTTTTGACCATAATCAACTCAGTATTTTCTTTCTTGCGATTACCATGGAATCAACAAAGCTGATCCCAATATTCCTTAGTTATTTTTGACAGGTATCCCAAAAGCTTGAATCATCACATCCGTTAACTATATAACCATTAGACTGCCGACACCTGTCATACCAATTCGCATTATCGCAGCCTGGGTAATTCAAAATTGGGTCCTCCCCAGCCTCAGCGATATTCATCGCCATCAAACGAGCCAAACTCACATCCTCTTTAGAGGTGTTATTGAAAGAGAAAGCACCAAAGGCGAATACGCCGGCAAACAAGATCAAAGCAAATATTTTGAATTTCATAGTTCTAAATTTTATGGCACGGATTACCGTACCGTGAAACGAATAAAAGGTAATTGGAAATACGGCACAAAAGCACCTAAATTTGGTCGGAGCGCCCTACTATACTTCGGGAAATTGCCTATCTTAGCGATCAGCCTCCGGAAAACGACTAAGTCATAGCACTGGTCTTTTAAGGTTGAACATGGATTTATCGCTATATCTTCGTTTCAGTCCCCGGAGGCTTTCCTTCCCCCAAAGCATTTTCACTTATTATCTTCCGCATCTCTTCCCGCATTTCCTCAATCGCTGTCGAGGGCACCCTTACGGGCTTTCGCATCAGCTCCCGAGCCCATCTCCCAGCTTCTTTTCTCTTTCCTTTCTCCGCATAAAGCTTAGCTAGGAGATAGCAGGGAAAGAAGCGGGAGGGCACCATAGCCAATGCCTTTTTATAAGCCTCCTTCGCTTCGGCGGTCCGGTCAAGAGCCTTATAACAATCACCCAAAGAGGTTTGCGCAACGGTGCTACCCTCCAAGGCCACGGCTTTTTGGAGCGTCGCCAAGGCTTCTTCCCATCTCTCGCACATCGCCAGGGCCTTACCGTATTGCAGAAGGAAGGCTCCGTCGGAGCCCAAAACCTTTTCACAACTCTGGAAGTCCTCCGCCGCCATTTGGAAGTCACCGTAACGATAATCCCAATCGGCCGTTTTCCATGTCCGAAAAGCCTCTTGGACACTATTCCCTTTCCAAACCAAGACTGCTCCCAGCATCAAAGCTCCGGACACCGTTAAGGCTCTCGCAAAGACAGGCCAGAAGGCATACCCCAAACGCACCTTTGAAACTTTGTCAGTCATTATAGCCAAGGCCATAACGACAGCCACCTTGGTCGACAATATTTGCTCGGGGTAAGCGAAGAGTCCGAAAACGAAGACGGCTAAGAGTATCATTCCTCCGAACAGGGTAAGCGGTGAACGAATTCGTTTACGGCCCAAAAGCACATAGAGTAGCACCACCACCAAAAGCAACCCTGTCAAGCCCTCTTCCGCCACAAACTGCAGGGGGGCGTTGAAGGCGTACCGCACGTTATCGGCCAGATAAGCCTCCAGCACATCTTCCTTACCCTGGAAATAATCGGCCTGATAGTCCATATACCGGGCCCGGAAGCGGTCGAATCCCCGACCGAAGAGGGGGGCGTCGGCCACCATATGTGTT
It encodes the following:
- the lepB gene encoding signal peptidase I, which gives rise to MRKRFVLGLLGGAILSLAVLGLYWLAILSLVLVLCLFTLKKALVRVASMPLRRGLSAVLLVFGLMVTTALFKVVVVGPFRIPSGSMQKTLYTGDVVLVNKLAFGPRLPRSPFEIPWLNIAFYFNDKARSRIKEKWWDYRRLPGMDSVRRGEMYVSETNFGYVAKRCVALPGDTLEVRGGALRVNGRSFEPSEAVRSRYGFRVRDNEGFQSFIKQKAVRLKPNDQGLYRPVLEKGFADALINSGVVDSLRILPSQHKKSNLYGPLSPWTFSDYGPYIVPKKGCRIELTPFNFSCYGRLIKDYEGAKIVRRGDGFWLRGEQVTHYNFHRDYYFMMGDNRVWTVDSRGWGPLPECNLVGRIDMVLWSSWEGEFHWERFMKFVD
- a CDS encoding BF3164 family lipoprotein, with the protein product MKILTRFSLVVLVVVLFWSCGETKVIRVSEAGAKFTEFPDSCGIAMKKVIDVPGIITGMCLADSTLFMLNSKHGREGRSLYNYYLGSDSLSLGYVTRGRGPGEVLGANSICLAGGKLWMFDITLEKFLVSRESVIDAMPDKAGMFAEVRLEKDRNVYALVAVLNDSAFVSSANLTSPFKVTKVNMGATPTVSHFGEYHGEVDSSYVGGLKKAFNALPFAHPSGEKLVLAYTNTDVIEIYDTQKERRLVAIHGPDNITLDFEQKQKFARAFIRDDKDDIRTFEGGAVTEEYIYLIYSGKPLRYMSNGRRLLNLGGKSILVYDWEGNPVKKFLLDKQVVSISVSQNDEMLYAFDVNEGCLVKADIKMQGI
- a CDS encoding O-antigen ligase family protein yields the protein MRMIMRSNIKKILNSLLFLGFVVVIGWLPQVVDSDLMYPTVSGKTVFFLFGMSFLLAIQALRVLVSGAVFYLNLTDLALALLLGYIAINRYWIQDVHGFSLRWLELLALGIFYVLLRAQRTEFYPWLLLAFMFSGFGQAVYGFLQLFDYYPSNHTGFRLTGSFFNPGPYAGFLAGAWAVTFAIYLYRKSFVRLLLGRYSQFQGPHYRFFEFSMEYIPFFSILLMGSVVLLSRSRAAILAVVLCGGALALYRHRGRLQRRFQSTTPWRRVALAGALALILVGGLWGAYCFKQGSADGRWLIWKVTTHMVADAPLFGRGFDRFRARYMDYQADYFQGKEDVLEAYLADNVRYAFNAPLQFVAEEGLTGLLLVVVLLYVLLGRKRIRSPLTLFGGMILLAVFVFGLFAYPEQILSTKVAVVMALAIMTDKVSKVRLGYAFWPVFARALTVSGALMLGAVLVWKGNSVQEAFRTWKTADWDYRYGDFQMAAEDFQSCEKVLGSDGAFLLQYGKALAMCERWEEALATLQKAVALEGSTVAQTSLGDCYKALDRTAEAKEAYKKALAMVPSRFFPCYLLAKLYAEKGKRKEAGRWARELMRKPVRVPSTAIEEMREEMRKIISENALGEGKPPGTETKI